The Glycine soja cultivar W05 chromosome 3, ASM419377v2, whole genome shotgun sequence genome window below encodes:
- the LOC114407848 gene encoding B3 domain-containing transcription factor NGA1-like isoform X1, whose translation MELMQQVKGNYSDSREEEEEEEAAAITRESESSRLHQQDTASNFGKKLDLMDLSLGSSKEEEEEGNLQQGGGGVVHHAHQVVEKEHMFEKVATPSDVGKLNRLVIPKQHAEKYFPLDSSTNEKGLLLNFEDRNGKVWRFRYSYWNSSQSYVMTKGWSRFVKEKKLDAGDIVSFQRGLGDLYRHRLYIDWKRRPDHAHAHPPHHHDPLFLPSIRLYSLPPTMPPRYHHDHHFHHHLNYNNLFTFQQHQYQQLGAATTTHHNNYGYQNSGSGSLYYLRSSMSMGGGDQNLQGRGSNIVPMIIDSVPVNVAHHNNNRHGNGGITSGGTNCSGKRLRLFGVNMECASSAEDSKELSSGSAAHVTTAASSSSLHHQRLRVPVPVPLEDPLSSSAAAAARFGDHKGASTGTSLLFDLDPSLQYHRH comes from the exons ATGGAGTTGATGCAACAAGTTAAAGGTAATTATTCTGATAGCAgggaggaagaggaggaagaggaagctGCAGCCATCACAAGGGAATCAGAAAGCAGCA ggttacaccaacaagataCAGCATCCAATTTTGGAAAGAAGCTAGACTTGATGGACTTGTCACTAGGGAGCAgcaaggaagaggaagaggaagggaATTTGCAacaaggaggaggaggagtggtTCATCATGCTCACCAAGTAGTGGAGAAAGAACACATGTTTGAGAAAGTGGCGACACCGAGCGACGTAGGGAAGCTGAACAGGCTGGTGATACCGAAGCAGCACGCGGAGAAGTACTTCCCCCTTGACTCCTCAACCAACGAGAAGGGTCTGCTCCTGAATTTCGAGGACAGGAATGGGAAGGTGTGGCGATTCAGGTATTCCTATTGGAACAGCAGCCAGAGCTATGTGATGACAAAAGGGTGGAGCCGCTTTGTTAAGGAGAAGAAGCTGGATGCCGGTGACATTGTCTCCTTCCAGCGTGGCCTTGGGGATTTGTATAGACATCGGTTGTATATAGATTGGAAGAGAAGGCCCGATCATGCTCATGCTCATCCACCTCATCATCACGATCCTTTGTTTCTTCCCTCTATCAGATTGTACTCTCTCCCTCCCACCATGCCACCTCGCTACCACCACGATCATCACTTTCACCACCATCTCAATTACAACAACCTCTTCACTTTTCAGCAACACCAGTACCAGCAGCTTGGTGCTGCCACTACCACTCATCACAACAACTATGGTTACCAGAATTCGGGATCTGGTTCACTCTATTACCTAAGGTCCTCTATGTCAATGGGTGGTGGTGATCAAAACTTGCAAGGGAGAGGGAGCAACATTGTCCCCATGATCATTGATTCTGTGCCGGTTAACGTTGCTCATCACAACAACAATCGCCATGGGAATGGGGGCATCACGAGTGGTGGTACTAATTGTAGTGGAAAACGACTAAGGCTATTTGGGGTGAACATGGAATGCGCTTCTTCGGCAGAAGATTCCAAAGAATTGTCCTCGGGTTCGGCAGCACACGTGACgacagctgcttcttcttcttctcttcatcatCAGCGCTTGAGGGTGCCAGTGCCAGTGCCACTTGAAGATCCACTTTCGTcgtcagcagcagcagcagcaaggTTTGGGGATCACAAAGGGGCCAGTACTGGGACTTCGCTGCTGTTTGATTTGGATCCCTCTTTGCAGTATCATCGCCACTGA
- the LOC114407848 gene encoding B3 domain-containing transcription factor NGA1-like isoform X2: protein MDLSLGSSKEEEEEGNLQQGGGGVVHHAHQVVEKEHMFEKVATPSDVGKLNRLVIPKQHAEKYFPLDSSTNEKGLLLNFEDRNGKVWRFRYSYWNSSQSYVMTKGWSRFVKEKKLDAGDIVSFQRGLGDLYRHRLYIDWKRRPDHAHAHPPHHHDPLFLPSIRLYSLPPTMPPRYHHDHHFHHHLNYNNLFTFQQHQYQQLGAATTTHHNNYGYQNSGSGSLYYLRSSMSMGGGDQNLQGRGSNIVPMIIDSVPVNVAHHNNNRHGNGGITSGGTNCSGKRLRLFGVNMECASSAEDSKELSSGSAAHVTTAASSSSLHHQRLRVPVPVPLEDPLSSSAAAAARFGDHKGASTGTSLLFDLDPSLQYHRH from the coding sequence ATGGACTTGTCACTAGGGAGCAgcaaggaagaggaagaggaagggaATTTGCAacaaggaggaggaggagtggtTCATCATGCTCACCAAGTAGTGGAGAAAGAACACATGTTTGAGAAAGTGGCGACACCGAGCGACGTAGGGAAGCTGAACAGGCTGGTGATACCGAAGCAGCACGCGGAGAAGTACTTCCCCCTTGACTCCTCAACCAACGAGAAGGGTCTGCTCCTGAATTTCGAGGACAGGAATGGGAAGGTGTGGCGATTCAGGTATTCCTATTGGAACAGCAGCCAGAGCTATGTGATGACAAAAGGGTGGAGCCGCTTTGTTAAGGAGAAGAAGCTGGATGCCGGTGACATTGTCTCCTTCCAGCGTGGCCTTGGGGATTTGTATAGACATCGGTTGTATATAGATTGGAAGAGAAGGCCCGATCATGCTCATGCTCATCCACCTCATCATCACGATCCTTTGTTTCTTCCCTCTATCAGATTGTACTCTCTCCCTCCCACCATGCCACCTCGCTACCACCACGATCATCACTTTCACCACCATCTCAATTACAACAACCTCTTCACTTTTCAGCAACACCAGTACCAGCAGCTTGGTGCTGCCACTACCACTCATCACAACAACTATGGTTACCAGAATTCGGGATCTGGTTCACTCTATTACCTAAGGTCCTCTATGTCAATGGGTGGTGGTGATCAAAACTTGCAAGGGAGAGGGAGCAACATTGTCCCCATGATCATTGATTCTGTGCCGGTTAACGTTGCTCATCACAACAACAATCGCCATGGGAATGGGGGCATCACGAGTGGTGGTACTAATTGTAGTGGAAAACGACTAAGGCTATTTGGGGTGAACATGGAATGCGCTTCTTCGGCAGAAGATTCCAAAGAATTGTCCTCGGGTTCGGCAGCACACGTGACgacagctgcttcttcttcttctcttcatcatCAGCGCTTGAGGGTGCCAGTGCCAGTGCCACTTGAAGATCCACTTTCGTcgtcagcagcagcagcagcaaggTTTGGGGATCACAAAGGGGCCAGTACTGGGACTTCGCTGCTGTTTGATTTGGATCCCTCTTTGCAGTATCATCGCCACTGA
- the LOC114407851 gene encoding chlorophyll a-b binding protein, chloroplastic-like, giving the protein MASACASSAITAVAISTPSSGQKNGSGGCFLSGRKLRVKKERAAIGGRSMGTTVCAVAEPDRPLWFPGSTPPPWLDGTLPGDFGFDPLGLGSDPESLRWNVQAELVHCRWAMLGAAGIFIPEFLTKIGVLNTPSWYSAGELEYFTDTTTLFIVELFFIGWAEGRRWADIIKPGCVNTDPIFPNNKLTGTDVGYPGGLWFDPLGWGTGSPQKIKDLRTKEIKNGRLAMLAVMGAWFQHIYTATGPIDNLFAHLADPGHATIFAAFTPK; this is encoded by the exons ATGGCTTCCGCTTGTGCTTCCTCTGCAATTACAGCTGTTGCCATCTCTACGCCGAG TTCCGGGCAGAAGAATGGATCAGGAGGTTGTTTTcttagtggaaggaaattgagGGTGAAAAAGGAGAGAGCAGCAATTGGAGGACGATCGATGGGCACTACAGTGTGCGCAGTTGCTGAGCCTGACAGACCTCTATGGTTCCCAGGCAGCACCCCTCCTCCATGGCTTGATGGCACTCTACCTGGAGACTTCGGCTTTGACCCTCTTGGTCTTG gATCTGACCCGGAGAGTCTGAGATGGAATGTTCAGGCAGAGCTAGTGCACTGCAGATGGGCAATGTTGGGTGCTGCTGGCATTTTCATTCCAGAATTCCTAACAAAGATTGGTGTCTTGAACACTCCTTCATGGTACTCAGCTGGAGAGCTGGAATACTTCACGGACACTACTACCCTCTTCATAGTTGAGCTCTTTTTCATTGGCTGGGCCGAGGGTAGAAGATGGGCTGACATAATCAAGCCAGGCTGTGTCAACACTGACCCCATCTTTCCCAACAACAAGCTCACCGGAACCGATGTGGGTTACCCTGGTGGCCTTTGGTTTGACCCCCTTGGTTGGGGAACCGGTTCTCCTCAGAAGATCAAGGACTTGAGAACTAAGGAGATCAAGAATGGCAGACTGGCCATGCTTGCTGTCATGGGTGCATGGTTCCAGCACATCTACACTGCCACCGGTCCTATTGACAACCTCTTTGCCCACCTTGCAGATCCTGGCCATGCTACCATTTTTGCT GCTTTCACCCCTAAGTGA